The Chrysemys picta bellii isolate R12L10 chromosome 10, ASM1138683v2, whole genome shotgun sequence genome segment AATACTTTGTATGTATGACATAATGCAGAGTGAATCCCCCAACTGAATTTTCACAAGGATGTTACTTGTATATAATGCTCACCCTAAATACCTAGCTACTCAATTCTAACTACAATTGCGTGATTACTCTGAAACTATTCCTTTTGATTACATAAATAGGTCTTAAGTGTGAACATGAATCCAGCCAAAATGCTGATATTTGAAAGGGATGGTGATGGGTCTCATGAACAGAGCTGTAATGTTTCTCCACGGCCTTGCTCCATGTAGGGTATTAGAACAGTCATGCTCTTCTGTAACATTGTAATAGCTACAATAATTAACCTCGCCAAATGATGAATACTGACTGAAGTGTCTGCTTTATCTGCAGGATTTCCTTGTCTTTTGTCTGTCATACCTTAACATGATTTGCGTGCATTTTTATCACTGAAATAGACAAATATTTCCACCATAAGTTAGGACATCAATTGTTATGTAGCAGGGTTCTACCCCATTTAACTAGTCACATTGCAGAAATTGGAAAAGTTAAATCAGTGAATGTTTAAGAGTCTGTTTCTCAAATTGATTACTTGTTTTCTTTCAGATGAAGAAGAAATGTCCAATGAGATATCACAAATTCCTGTTGTTCCTTCTGAACAAATTCTCAAAAGACCAAGTGAGTTTCAATCCCCTTTAACCTTAAATTGCTTTGCAAACTCTGTGGAAAACCAAAACATCAGTTTTTGCTCTCCAATAAGTTGTCTGTTGTGGGGAAAATGTCTTGTACAACAGTTGTGGAGCTGTTCAAAACTTTCTGAGTGGAATTCAGTCATTGCTATATTTTAGAAACTAAATGTTTTCTGAAAACTGCCAGGGGCCAGAATGTTGGTGCATTTAAAGAGCATTATAACTTAGCTTTTAGATGTGTTGAGTCCATATTTCCTTTCAAATACTTGATTCTTTAGCTCACttgtgcttttgtttttctaGAGCCAGTGGAAGCTTTCTGCACATCACTTAAGGATTATTTCCAAGATGTGTGCAAGTTCATGGCCATGGACCGTGAAGTAACCCTTGATCACTTTTACATTGATGGGGCTCTCATGCAAGGTCAAACTGAAACAAAGAGTGGGAAAAATGTCATCAAGGTGATGGAGAAGGAGCTGGTAATATACAATttagaagagaaggaaaaagcaGCTATAGAAAGAAGCCAAATATTTCAAGTCCTAGGAGGGAAAGAACTAGAGACCAAAATCATTGTGGTGTTAGGAAAGGCAGGAATGGGTAAAAGCATTCTTGTTCAAAAGATCTGCCAAGACTGGTCCAATGGAAAGTTTTctcagtttgaatttgtcttttGGTTTGAGTGTAGACGACTGAGCCTGCCTGAGAAGCAATACAGCTTGAAGGACCTGCTTCTTGAGCTGTTTGTCAAACCTCGAGAGGGAAGCGACAAAGTCTTCGAGTACATACTGCAAAATCCCAATAAAGTCCTCCTCATCTTCGATGGTTTTGAAGAGTTGCAGGATCATGATGGCTTTACACATTACTCAGACTGCCAGTCTTACAAGGAGCTGTACAGCATCAGGGAGCTATTTGCAGGGCTCTTCCAGAAGAAGATACTCAGTGGCTGTACTTTATTGCTAACAGCAAGACCCAAGGACAAATTTAATCagtatttatccaaagtggacAAGATTATTGAAATGATAGGGTTCTCTCCACAGCAGGTAGAATTATACATAGCCAGATATTTTGAAGGGCTACCATACAGTGATGACGCAGTGAAATTAATCACAGATTGTCAATATCTGTTCAGTCACTGCTACAGCCCTGTCATGTGTAGATTcatttgttttctctgtgaaaTGATGTTTGAAATGGGAGACAAAGACCTGCCTCCAACACTTACCAGCCTCTTTGTAAAATACCTTCAGCAAAAGCTGACACCCACACAAACAGATGCGACAGCCGTAGGAAATCAACAGCACATTACCAGACTAGCTCAGCTAGCCTGGTATCTTGGAGAAAAGAATCAAAATGCCCTGAAGAGCAGTCTTTTTCCCTCTAAAGAAGTTAAGGAGTTTGCTCTGAAATATGGCTTAGTACTGCCATTTACATTCCCAAAACATTCGGGAAATGGGGAGGAAGAATTTGGGAGTGCGTTCTCAGACTTCGTTATCCAAAATTTTTTGAGTGCACTTCATCTGTTGCTCGCAGAAGACATCAAGGATAAAAGCCTCACAAAGTATCTTTCCCTACCAGCCAGGAAGAAAAAGCCTCATAATTGGTTAGATCTGGTGCCTCGATTCTTGCCTGGGTTATTGTACCTCCAGCATGATCCGTACCTCTGCTCTCTTTCAGATGAGCATGTAATGAAAATCATAACCAAGAAGCAGAAAACGctcttaaaatatattaaaaaaatacagataaGTGATCTCTACCCAGAAAAACTGCTTGAGCTGCTCCACTGTGTTTATGAAACACAGGACAGCTATCTTTTGCAGCATGTGGCTTTAAGGCTGAAGGCTGAACTTTCTTTTCTGGGCACTCTTCTTACACCCCCTGATGTCTATgtgctgcattttattttaaaaagatcccCAAAGGAGTTTTCCTTGGATTTGCGGAACAGCGGCATTAACCTACAAGGGCTGAAACACCTGGTTGGACTAAAGAATGTGACATCATTCAGGTTAGTTATTTCTTGTTGGTAATTGTATCATGAGCATTATAGTGGGAAAGACCTTTTCATGCAAGGGCAGGGACTCAATAAACTTGTGTTTTGACACTTTACAGGGCCTCCCTTAGTGATACAGTCAGGCTGTGGGAGTCCTTAGAGCAAACAAAGGAATATGAGCTGCTGAAGATTTCAGTTGAGAAATTTGATATTGATCCCTTTAAGGCAGAAACTATGAAGGACATCCGTGACCTTTCTGACCTTGTACGGATACAAGAGAAAATGGTCCACTGGTAAGATCCTATCAGAATTAATGACCTATTTACACTTCAGTGCTTTGAAAAGCCCTGGTTTAGTAACAGTCCAGGAGAGTGAAGTTCTCCGTTTGTCCACAGAGCAAGTaaatgcagaaaatgctctgttgTCCCACCCATGTTTTTCTGCTGTTATACGTAGTGATAATTTTGCGGGGGGTGAGGGTCCCACTCAATCTCTGTAGTGAAATGCCCACAAAGAAGACAATTGGcagcttgggttttttttttttttttttttcctagttcAGGCCTTTTACCTATAATTTTTAAATCCCTTATTTTCTAATCCCTTTCAATTATATATCCCACACTGTCAGTACGGCTCTGCCCTGTCGTGGCTAGAGTCTGCTATTGGCTGTGAGCTAAGAGAGCCAGTCTTTTATCTCCGGCAATAAAGGCTGGATCTCCTACAGACGATCCAATTTCAAGCATGCACAATCAAAGCAGTTACTGGAAGTCACTGTTCTGATCTTGTATTTTGTGAATGTTGTATGTTCCAGCTGTTTGTTGTTTGTTATATGATTACAGGGATTAATTCAAGCAGAGATTATTGCACGTAGGCAGGAAAGAGGACATTGGCTCCAGATAGCCCCCAACTTACTGGCACTGGCAGATGTGATTCACTTTGAAGTTTTACCTCTGGCTGTGCTGAGCTCAACCATCTGGCTTGGCCCTGGAGGAGTCGGGGGGATTGGTGTCCTATTTTGTAACCCCAGAGTGATCCAAGTGAGAAAAACTGGAACTAAGAACTTTGGGTGGACAAAAAAGACAGGACAGGAGAGAGTGAGGCAGAGACTGCAGAGCACACTGGGCCCccagtccagggccggctccaggcaccagcttgtcaagcaggtgcttggggcggccgctcctgagaggggcggcacgtccaggtattcggcagcaattcggcggatggtccctcactccgccttggagcgaaggacctcccgccaaattgccgccgcagatcgcgatcgtggctctttttttttttttttttggctgcttggggtggccaaaactctggagccggccctgccccagtcCCTAGCAGCAATGCAGTCTGGGGTAAGATAGGCCTATCTAAGCCTTTATGCATGTAGACTGTCTATactgtagttttaaaaataatttttctggTATATTATACTTTCTTCCTCCTGTTAAGATCaaacaatactttgttttgaaaatgttatttctaataaacctttagagcAAATAACCTGGCTGTGCACAAATTAGTATTCTTTGTGAAACAATGGGGTTTTTTACAGCTATTAAAAACTGTTTCTAATAGCTACAATTATTCTATAATGGTTTATTTAGCATGGAAGAGGCATTTGGCTGCAATATTAATGAAATTCCTGCTATCAAAAACCTCAGAAAACTAGAATTTGCGTAAGTAACACCCCTCTCCATTTGCTGAAGTACTTCTGACGTTTTTAAGACTGTTAAAGTAATCATTTGTTATCTACAGTTTGTTACAGTAAGTTTATGGTAAAAATATGAAGTAAACCCCATTTTATCTGTATTTTGCTGATCTAAACTAGGATTATTAATTTATGAGCAAAAAACAGAAACTCCTAGTGCCATATCCTCAACTGCTGTAAATCAACATATCTCTATTGACTTTAACAGAGCTATActgttcagggccagctccagcatttctgccgccccaagcaaaaaaaaaaaaagaagaagaagaagaagccgcgatcggcagggcaattgggggaggagggcgccaccattggtggcggcagttcagcagcaggtccttcgctcctacagggagtgagggacctgctgcccccgaattgccgcaggtgccgcccctctcccttggccgccccaagcatctgcttgttaagctggtgcctggagccagccctgatgctgttatacaccagttgaggatcttgTTCCTTCAGCTGTAAAATACACTGAAGATATTTCCCTCATTATTAGCAATGTCATTTTCCATTTCTCATTCATGCTAAATTTTGATGATGTAATCCAATGACTGACAAACAAATGAGGTCACTTTCCATTCGTGTTAAGCCAGCTGAGCTGCATCATTACTCAGTGTCTATGTTAGTGTTGTACCATGTTTTGGCCATGATCCAACCACTTGGGAAAAGATTCCTGCACAAAACTGCTCTACTTTCCCATCTAAGTCTCTTGACATGAATGTGTGTCTGTGCTAAGCCCTCTGTTATAGTTGATTATGTCATGTAGGTCATGGTGACAGCAAATACTGGGTGCGTGTCAGTGTATATCTGCTGACTAAAAACTATTTGCTTCCCTCTTTCTGAGAAAGGAATAGGAAGAAATAATGTTGAATTGGAAGGAATGATTAACTTATGCACACTTAAATATCCAGTGGGAATCACTCTTGTGGCATTCGCTCCATGCAGCTGCCAAATGCAGTTGGCGCTTACATTCAAATGTTTTTAATGTTGTTGGGGGCCGATTTCTTCTCTCAGTTGCACCAGTGTGACACTACTATGCTAGTTAATATAGCCTCCAGTTCAGAAAAgctacttcagtgggagttgtagcAGCGTAATGGAGAACATGTGACCCCCCTTCTCCACTCCCTGCTGCCTACATACAATTTAAAGTTAAGTCTAGCAGTTTTCCCTTTGCTTGGCCCCACCTCTGAATTCTCAGTATTTTCTCTCCCCATTTCCTCTCCTTTGCTTTCCCCAAACTTGTCTGTATCCTGGGTCCAAATCCAAATCTCTTTACTCAGGctgaattcccactgaaatcaatgagtttgGTGTGAACAAGGACTGATTAAAAACCAAGGGTCAATTCTGTTGGTTAAGCtggtgtaaatttggagtaagaacatttaaagtcaatggatttactcagtttacactggtgtaatatGAACCGGAATGTGACCCATTGATTGAAATGGAAGTTGCGTGCAGCCAGTGgtagaattttcttttaaaaagagggGAGACAAAAATAACCTTGATCAgatttaaaatactgaaaatgaaatctgaaatAGCAAGAAATCCACAGTAAGGTGAGATCAGATATGAATGAAAAGTGATTTGCAGAGAAAAACGAGGGAGAGGAAAATGTGTCCAACACTTCGCCTGTGTGAACCTCTGCTATATTTGATCTAATGTTGTAGGGCCATATTGTGCATTAACTCTTAAGCAGAGTTAATGAGGCAGTAAAGAGTTTTGCTTAAATATGAATGGCATAATCTTATCTGTGGTATGGAAAAATGAATGCTggtaacaaaaccaaaaccacgtGTTGTGCTGTTTGTGTACTGTGAAATGACCATAGTTTTTTCCTTGCAGGCTGGGTCCAGCCTGCGGCCTTCAGGGATTCTTAAAGCTTGTTGAAATTCTTGCAGCGTTTCCATCTCTTCAGCACTTAGAGTGAGTGATATTTTTTTCTCCAACTGTTCATGGATAGTGGTGGGTGGAACTTAACTATAAACAGCCTCCAGGCAaacattgtgggtttttttcccgcTCTAAAATAGGTAACCTTACAAACTGAGGTATGGTTTGTTTGGATAGAGTAGCAGCCTGGACGTCAAGGCTTCTCAGTTCTCCTACTGGCACTGCCAAACAGATCCACTGTGTCTTTGGACAGATCCCGTAACCTATCTGACCCTCAGTGTTCCTCTGCAAAGTGGATATAATCTATCTATCTTGCTGGGTGGTTGTGAGGTGTAATTAATTACCATGCATACACTGAATGAGATCCTTGGTTGAAAATGCTATATAAATTGTAAATTAATAAGAATTTGTGTGTATTGAATGATTACCAGAtccaaataaattattattaaagaaaCATAAAAGCACCCTGTATTGCTACCATTTTTAGCGTATCTGAAAAACAGCAAAATATTatcttaaaatgtaaaaataataacaGACTACACTGCCTAAGTGACTATATACTGAGTTCCAAACAGAATCAGGAACACTTTCATTCTAACTAGAGCAGTACAGAGGATGAAATTCCATTCAGcgaaggattttgagatttcaaaatttggcttTGTTACAAATCATAATGAAAACTAAGAATTTCAAAGTTCTCTgaaagaaaatgcagaaaaaaagttattttgggtcaattgaaacattcATTTTGACAAAATCCAGATGTCTAATTTTAGACTTTTGTGCAGTATATTATGTGGTTAtataattcaattaaaaataaaactatttgaaacagtcattttaaaatgaaaaattgaaaggtttcattccaaaaatattaaaacgGGATATTTTGACGTTCTTCGAAATTTTTCTGGTTTTCTTCTAAAACAAAATTCTGGAAAAATCAacctgtcataggtttcacccccactctggactttagagtacagatgtggggacctgcatgtgaacctctaaGCTCAATTACCAGCTTAAATCTGgtctgccaccacccaaatagtttgtcatttgggaaactcggtcttcccccccaaaacctttccctccctgggtagccttgagagactcctccaccaattccctggtgaacaccaatccaaaccccttggatcttaaaacaaggaggaattactcattccccctcccttttttcccccccaccaatccctggtgagtccagatccaatccccttggatctaaaaacaagaaaaaatcaatcaggtttttaaaaataagacttttaattaaagaaaagaaaggtaaaagaaaaccctctgggcgATAGCATACAAGCTGATCtccagacaacagattcaaaacacagaggatgttcccctgggcaaaaacttaggcttggtctacactaaacccccaaatcgaactaaggtacgcaacttcagctacgtgaataacgtagctgaagttcgaagtaccttagttcgaacttaccttggtccacactcggcaggcaggctcccccgtcgactccgcagtactcctctcgccgagctggggtaccgcagtcgacggcgagcacttccgggttcgacttatcgcgtccagacaagacgcgataagtcgaacccagaagttcgatttccagccgccgaactagcggctgggtatagacgtacccttagttatACAAAAattacccaatttgattattccctaatgcccaagacaagttacaaagaaaataaacataaacctatttattcccttcactaatactcactgcttgataagaggctgatttttggagctttcccactccggtcaaaactgaaaactgacccagacaaagggaacttccctccttccttttgaaacattttgtccccccatttgttcctctggtcaggtgtcagctaggctaggcgaacctcttaaccctttacaggtaaaagaggcattaacccttaactatctgtttatgacacaaCCCGATTTCGTGAAGTGTTTAGATTGCAAAAGAACTGCATGTCCTGCCCAGCTCtcattctaatcccagctctgacgctGACTTTCTCTGTGGGCTTGAGGAAAACCACTCTGAGCCTGAGCCTGTAAACACTGCTTGTGGGAATGATCATTAATCACATGTCGTTCCAATTAAATCAGTGGGGTTGCACCATTGTAGCGAAGAGTGTAGCTGATCACTGTAATGACTGTTGGAAATACTGTAGTTCTAGCCATTCGGCAGCAGAAGCAGGACTGGGGCTTCAGGTTGgtagggtgttttttgttttgttttgtggccACAGCTAACTTTGCTGTTGAATCTCTGCCTTGCAGAGGAGCCCTGACAAAACCTCCTCATTGTTGGTACCAAGAGcctcttaagctgctttcagatTGATGGCTGTGATCTCCATAATTTCTTTTAGTTTTAAGTTCTGCTTGGGAGAGGATCATGACTGCTTTAACACTAAGGGAGCAATTAACATGCTTTGTGCTGAAGCCACTGGTAatacttttcttttccttttctggaAGAGACGATCTATGTATGGATATATACGGTTAGCTATTTCTTAATTATACTATGACAACACATTTTTGCCCTGTGTTTTTACCCATTCCTTTATCATGAACAAAAAAATAGCTGTTTATAACTGAACCTTCAATACTTCCCTCTCACATTGAGGTCAAGCCAACTATCCCCAGATATTTAAGTTCCTTTGAACAGGAAACAAAATAACATAGAGACAAAGGGCAATATTCTACCATAGATTATCACCCTGAACTGTCCACTGCTTTTTATGGGGCATTCCATGAGATGATGGATGGCAACATAATAGCCCACAGGatcctgccttcctggctcagcTCATTATCCCATTATGACCCAGATCCTGCTTTATCAGTGACCATTCTCTGATGTTTCAGGAAAGGCAAGCACAATTCAAATGGGTTCCTGCTCCATGGCTCCCAGTGTGGTCTATATAAGATTAGAAGCGGGGGGTATGGCCTCAAATCCAGACTCCTAAAATTAGGGTggccatattttcccaaagggaaaatgggacaccccacCGACCAGCCCAaggcccccctctcctccctgcatATGGGGTGGTCTGAGCCCCCCAGCCGTCTACCTGCACAGGGCCAGCCCGAGGCTCCCCTCCACTCATGGGGTCAGTCTGAGCCCTCCCTGAACTTCCCACCCACATGGGGCCAGCCCAagatcccccccatcccctggcacGTGGGGCCAGCCTGAGGCTaccctgccacccacccacatGGGGCCAGCCCAAGGCCCCCTTCTCCGCCCCTGGTGCATGCGGCCAACCCAATACCCCTGCCACCCACCTATGTGGGGCTGGCCAGGCCAGAGCTGCTCTTGAGCCCTCCCTTCTGTGTGGGGCTGGCCTAGCATTGCCgctcgccctcccctccccccaagttcctCCAAATCCCGCTAGGGgtcgcaccccacttttttggcaaaactttgcatttgtcccatttgccaAAAAAAGTTGGGACGGCTGGGACAGgacttaaaaaagggactgtcccagccaaaatgggcCATATGGTCCCCTACCTAAAATCCCTTCCACCAGAGGAAAGTGCAGTGAGAAGATGTTCCGTGGACATCCAGGAGAGGAAGCAGTGAAGATGATTGTTATAgcatcgttttttttttttctgtacgtGTAGGGAGGAAATGCAGTTGGGACACAACTATTTCATAACTGTTTTAACAATGTTCATTTTGTAGTGTAAGTGGGGCATTAAGTGCTACCATTTGCATATCAAAGGAAGTGGGTCATGTAGTTCTATTCTTCTTTAAAATCTTCTTAGGCTCTGAGTTTGGAAAGCAACGAGAGCTGCTTATTAGAAGAGCTCGAATATGCAAGATTGCTCTtacccagggcttaaattcttatAGAGCATTTCCCATAGCtcgcccccctctcctcccaacatgctataaaaattccagagggtttgaaaatatttaccaggcCTCCATTCCAGACAGCTCCgtctgaatttaagccctgcactTACCTGATTGCCTGGTAAGTGCAGTAGACTCTCAAATTTATGAGCTGATATCTTAGATGATCAATGGACAGAAAATAGTTAAAAGGAAACCTAGTAATGTCTTGCTTTGTGGTCCTGCAGCTTGGATGCTCTGAGTGAAAATGAAATAGGAGACGTAGGAACAAAAAGTCTCTGTGAAGTATTGTCGGCGCTGACTTCACTGGAAACGTTGAAGTAAGTTGCAAGGTTAACAGTGCCAACTTCTGGGAGCCAGGAAAGAGAAATAGGTTAATCCTATGGCACTCAGAGTTGGGATTGTGCTTTGAGGCTTCCTAATTCTGCGTCAAGGCAAGCAGTTAATTTTTCCCAAGTTTGCCTTATTCATAGTACAATATTAAGAGAAATTTCTTAATGTCTGATCCTGCCATTGCTCCAGATGTGAAATACCCATTGGAGGCAGTGGTGACTTTGAGTGTGGATGGATGGCAGGGTCTGGCCTAATTAGCAAAATATATAGTTTGTTCATTTAGATACATTAGACACTGAAAATCACCAAGAGGAGATTTCAggcttttgtttttcaaataggGTTAAATCCTCTATCTGGTttatctgctttaaaaaaaaatattggttaCGGCCCTCAGAACTGCTCCACATTGACCCAGTCTTCTCTGAGATAATCTGGAAGGACAACATCATCTTAAATGATTCTGGGATGGGAAAATGTCAGAGTATTGGTGGTTATAGGGTTACATTCTCATGTTACATCTCAGTGTCAAATTTTTAGAGCAACATGGAAAAAAATTACTCAACATTGTGATAATCTGGTTTAATTAAGCTCTATTAACAAGAACATCTTATTTGTAATAGCTTATCACAGAACAAGATAACAGATTTGGGTGCAGAGCAACTAGCTACTGCTCTTCCTTCCTTATCCTCATTAAAGACACTTAGGTGAGTGTTCGTATTCTATTCTATTGCTTTGTATAAAGTGTCCCTGTGCCTTAGGTCAGAAGATAATGATTATACTTGGAATGAATAATGCCCACATACTGTAatagacccctgccccatccacacacagcccgctccctgtcccctgactgccccctgctggcccatccagcccccctccttcctgactgcctccctgggacccctgccaccaTTCAACCCCACCCcccgttccccgccctctgacctccccaacccctttccacacccccgccccctgcccacccccccaaactcccctcccctctatccaactccccctgctccctgcccccttaccacgctgcctggagcactggtgcctggtgGTGCTACAGTCGCGCTGCcccgctggagccagccatgccgtcgccaccacgcagcacagagcaccgggtcagcaCAGAGCATGcgggatgtggcccacgggccatagtttgcccacctgtgcttcagaggaaggcacaaTAAACCCTACAGTTCAATTATGGAATAATTTGCCTAAGGGAAGCTTCTTCCTAACCCTTGTGCCCTGAAGCATTCTGTTTTAGCCTCTGCAGGTTTTTAAATCATATCTAATATAACCAAAGATGTTCTCATTATCTGTTTAAATGTCTAATCCTATTTTTGATTTATGTTTGTAAACTGAACAAGGGGAATACCTGGCTCTCAATAGGActgtaatttcatatttaaaatattttaaaaccataATCTACAGAATGGTTGCAAATTAATAAGAATTAATCATACCCTACTATGTACCAGCCATGTCTGGAATTCTTTTCTTTAACTTATTAGTGAACATTTTGCTTTATTTAATGGTGATCCTACTGTCTGTGTTTTCTGCAGTTTGTACAATAACTACATTTGTGATGCTGGAGCggaaaatattgcaaaaatacTTCCTGCAATGGCATCTTTAAGGGTGCTACAGTAAGTATCAAATCTTCCGAGAggctaaaggggaaaaaagcttgCTTAGATACTATAAAATCTGATCTTGCAGATTAATATTTTATTGCTGTTACCATCAGCTGAGGAGTTTCAAATGCTTGGAAACTGGGTATTTACACCCCTGTGTTCGTGGGAACGGAgagaagaggggaaggagagaattgAGGGGGAATAACTGGGGAAA includes the following:
- the CIITA gene encoding MHC class II transactivator isoform X5, whose translation is MDSAVLTENSFLDLLHSNIDPLHLYSLLDTRLSDEDEESELSTDPEIDTINHDQFSNLDVFYTMESNESVEESLFSNTGEAYSRIAGLAEYVLKDQQERQMEDIFAFVSPAESYSDASKPKSRRTDAATRVKERVCTEGSRAVGDVRASCQKRVESPGSTVNGSFVAVPLNSSPANSTSLSHLHMQFSVTSIHPTGKNVVMPVSSGNSNPDCLLVGAKGIQVISSFAVLPQQIINLPVGNGASNIIIYPVSSSPTETLQISPVFPTTLAAQVDLAVQSILGPPDKNTSIGPFAYMPETAAVTDLTDEEEMSNEISQIPVVPSEQILKRPKPVEAFCTSLKDYFQDVCKFMAMDREVTLDHFYIDGALMQGQTETKSGKNVIKVMEKELVIYNLEEKEKAAIERSQIFQVLGGKELETKIIVVLGKAGMGKSILVQKICQDWSNGKFSQFEFVFWFECRRLSLPEKQYSLKDLLLELFVKPREGSDKVFEYILQNPNKVLLIFDGFEELQDHDGFTHYSDCQSYKELYSIRELFAGLFQKKILSGCTLLLTARPKDKFNQYLSKVDKIIEMIGFSPQQVELYIARYFEGLPYSDDAVKLITDCQYLFSHCYSPVMCRFICFLCEMMFEMGDKDLPPTLTSLFVKYLQQKLTPTQTDATAVGNQQHITRLAQLAWYLGEKNQNALKSSLFPSKEVKEFALKYGLVLPFTFPKHSGNGEEEFGSAFSDFVIQNFLSALHLLLAEDIKDKSLTKYLSLPARKKKPHNWLDLVPRFLPGLLYLQHDPYLCSLSDEHVMKIITKKQKTLLKYIKKIQISDLYPEKLLELLHCVYETQDSYLLQHVALRLKAELSFLGTLLTPPDVYVLHFILKRSPKEFSLDLRNSGINLQGLKHLVGLKNVTSFRASLSDTVRLWESLEQTKEYELLKISVEKFDIDPFKAETMKDIRDLSDLVRIQEKMVHCMEEAFGCNINEIPAIKNLRKLEFALGPACGLQGFLKLVEILAAFPSLQHLDLDALSENEIGDVGTKSLCEVLSALTSLETLNLSQNKITDLGAEQLATALPSLSSLKTLSLYNNYICDAGAENIAKILPAMASLRVLHVQCNKITDAGAQKLTDSLRKCPHIKSVAMWNPTIPYGVLEHLQQLDSRISLL
- the CIITA gene encoding MHC class II transactivator isoform X7, translating into MASFPAPIPWHAGLAEYVLKDQQERQMEDIFGKLILDEMSNETTEGFTEMKKQKCQKRSFVSPAESYSDASKPKSRRTDAATRVKERVCTEGSRAVGDVRASCQKRVESPGSTVNGSFVAVPLNSSPANSTSLSHLHMQFSVTSIHPTGKNVVMPVSSGNSNPDCLLVGAKGIQVISSFAVLPQQIINLPVGNGASNIIIYPVSSSPTETLQISPVFPTTLAAQVDLAVQSILGPPDKNTSIGPFAYMPETAAVTDLTDEEEMSNEISQIPVVPSEQILKRPKPVEAFCTSLKDYFQDVCKFMAMDREVTLDHFYIDGALMQGQTETKSGKNVIKVMEKELVIYNLEEKEKAAIERSQIFQVLGGKELETKIIVVLGKAGMGKSILVQKICQDWSNGKFSQFEFVFWFECRRLSLPEKQYSLKDLLLELFVKPREGSDKVFEYILQNPNKVLLIFDGFEELQDHDGFTHYSDCQSYKELYSIRELFAGLFQKKILSGCTLLLTARPKDKFNQYLSKVDKIIEMIGFSPQQVELYIARYFEGLPYSDDAVKLITDCQYLFSHCYSPVMCRFICFLCEMMFEMGDKDLPPTLTSLFVKYLQQKLTPTQTDATAVGNQQHITRLAQLAWYLGEKNQNALKSSLFPSKEVKEFALKYGLVLPFTFPKHSGNGEEEFGSAFSDFVIQNFLSALHLLLAEDIKDKSLTKYLSLPARKKKPHNWLDLVPRFLPGLLYLQHDPYLCSLSDEHVMKIITKKQKTLLKYIKKIQISDLYPEKLLELLHCVYETQDSYLLQHVALRLKAELSFLGTLLTPPDVYVLHFILKRSPKEFSLDLRNSGINLQGLKHLVGLKNVTSFRASLSDTVRLWESLEQTKEYELLKISVEKFDIDPFKAETMKDIRDLSDLVRIQEKMVHCMEEAFGCNINEIPAIKNLRKLEFALGPACGLQGFLKLVEILAAFPSLQHLDLDALSENEIGDVGTKSLCEVLSALTSLETLNLSQNKITDLGAEQLATALPSLSSLKTLSLYNNYICDAGAENIAKILPAMASLRVLHVQCNKITDAGAQKLTDSLRKCPHIKSVAMWNPTIPYGVLEHLQQLDSRISLL